ACATGTTGAAGTACAGAGATGGCATATGATATGATGATACTGAAGTTTCCTGTTTGTTTTAAAGATAGCGTGTTCTTATGTGGAGAAATTAAAGAAGAAAAGATAGCATTGATCATATGAAAGACTCTTGTATTAGTTTTGAGTTGGTTAACAATTACATTATCCTATTTGTACAAAAACATTGTGGGCACAATGGCCTATTAGATGTTAAGAACTGAGACTCTATATTTGATCAATGATTTAGAGAGTGACTCGATTCCATCTTCAAGATCTTGAATGCATGAATCTAAGTTCTGCACATCTTCAATCTTCAAAGACTTCTCTGATTGGAACTCCAAGTCCACTCTTGTGAATTCATTGGCTTCACATGCAGCTTTGTTCTGGCTCATCATCTTTGAGACTAGTGACCATTTGCCACAAGACTTTGGTCCGGAAATGAAGCTAAACATAGATTCAAACAAAGAAACTGTTACAGCTTCTGCTTCTCTAAACACAGCCAAAGACTCTTTGTTTTTGTTTTGGCCAGTTTTCAAATTCTTGAGTACTTTCTGGAATGATTTCTTGAGAAACTTTCTAGAAGCTAAGTATTTCTTGATCTCAGCAGA
The DNA window shown above is from Brassica oleracea var. oleracea cultivar TO1000 chromosome C3, BOL, whole genome shotgun sequence and carries:
- the LOC106334159 gene encoding uncharacterized protein LOC106334159; the protein is MALSFHVRSNSFPSRQHPQAAHVDEQLNRLRSSETASSSSSSSIRQRLSNLQDLHDSLDKMLRLSITQQTLSQEQVEMILDGSIKILDLCNVSKDGLSQMKESLKEIQSILRRKRGDLSAEIKKYLASRKFLKKSFQKVLKNLKTGQNKNKESLAVFREAEAVTVSLFESMFSFISGPKSCGKWSLVSKMMSQNKAACEANEFTRVDLEFQSEKSLKIEDVQNLDSCIQDLEDGIESLSKSLIKYRVSVLNI